Proteins from a genomic interval of Clostridium sp. 'deep sea':
- a CDS encoding alpha/beta fold hydrolase yields the protein MDEMIQKMREKNAFAFQALAKTMDDVLWHQFLGHKAKIDKWRIIGPTPANTTAQSAQNKGNPFVLWTYTFVPKELIEGKKYPLMVFVHGGVHANLSTSQYHIIEELLDQGYVVVAPEYRGSTGYGEQYYSLIDYGGLETEDTYAARNWAVEKFDFIDSERVGIMGWSHGGLHTLFNIFNHPNDYKVAYAGVPVSDLVARMGYKGENYHKLYSASYHIGRSAVDDPWEYRRRSPAWNAHKLETPLLIQTTTSDEDVNVLEVEHLIKSLKAEGKDFKYEIYDNAPGGHQFDRIDTIDACKARQKAYDFMADYLLK from the coding sequence ATGGATGAAATGATTCAAAAAATGCGAGAAAAAAATGCTTTCGCATTTCAAGCACTGGCCAAAACTATGGATGATGTTCTATGGCACCAATTCTTAGGACATAAAGCAAAAATAGATAAATGGAGAATAATTGGTCCTACACCTGCAAATACAACGGCTCAATCAGCCCAAAATAAAGGAAATCCGTTTGTATTATGGACATATACTTTTGTTCCTAAAGAATTAATTGAAGGTAAAAAGTACCCTTTAATGGTGTTTGTACATGGTGGTGTACATGCCAATTTATCTACTAGTCAATACCACATTATTGAAGAGTTACTTGACCAAGGATATGTTGTTGTTGCACCCGAATATCGTGGTAGCACCGGCTATGGTGAACAGTACTATTCTTTAATAGATTATGGTGGACTAGAAACAGAAGATACCTATGCGGCTAGAAACTGGGCAGTAGAAAAATTTGATTTTATAGATAGTGAACGAGTAGGTATCATGGGCTGGAGTCATGGTGGTCTTCATACCCTCTTTAATATCTTTAATCACCCAAATGACTATAAAGTTGCCTATGCGGGTGTGCCTGTAAGCGACCTTGTTGCCAGAATGGGATATAAAGGTGAAAACTATCATAAATTATATTCTGCAAGTTACCATATAGGAAGGTCTGCTGTTGATGACCCTTGGGAGTATCGTCGCAGATCACCTGCATGGAATGCTCATAAATTAGAAACTCCGTTATTAATACAAACAACAACTAGTGATGAAGATGTAAATGTTTTAGAGGTTGAACACTTAATTAAATCTTTAAAGGCTGAAGGAAAAGATTTTAAATATGAAATCTATGATAATGCTCCTGGTGGACATCAATTTGATAGAATAGATACCATTGATGCCTGTAAAGCTAGGCAAAAGGCCTATGATTTTATGGCGGATTACTTACTAAAGTAA
- a CDS encoding GspE/PulE family protein, with translation MNRQVRLGDLLLDRGLISKEQLQDALSKQHQLNLRVGETLIECGYVTEEDIALTLSDQFKIPFEQVANLSFEPEAVNMVNQALVERHKFVPVSVNDNEITLATADPTDVLALDDIKFATKRNIKLIIVTKRDIERAIEWLYLTPEGFNNNSLNISDFVDISDDDAPLIRMVNAIIQQSVEDSASDIHIEPSDYLLIIRYRIDGLLQMLREMSMDLHNSIVARIKIMANLDISERRLPQDGAFRQFIGGREIDFRVSTIPTIRGEKIVIRIHDNTQNRYKVDNIGMQLTTLKKLQNLLSLPYGMILVTGPTGSGKTTSLYSCLDVLNSPHKNIISIEDPTEYRLNGINQISINKKIGLTYSTVLRSILRQDPNIIMVGEIRDKETAEVSIRAALTGHLVLSTIHTNDAASTLTRLMDMGVAEFLIASSIAGIVAQRLVRRVCSRCRKEYFINKNDSLWSTLNIDNYIQNKSEILLFKAGDGCSHCHNTGYRGRIGIFELLIINETIAKMVMDHQPASVIKDYAVSNLAMQTLRDDAIIKVLSGITTVEELMGVSYFKDFMS, from the coding sequence ATGAACCGTCAGGTTCGTTTAGGTGATTTATTATTAGATAGAGGTCTTATTTCAAAAGAGCAATTACAAGATGCTTTATCAAAACAGCATCAATTAAACTTAAGGGTTGGAGAGACTTTAATTGAGTGCGGTTATGTTACCGAGGAGGATATAGCTTTAACACTGAGTGATCAGTTTAAGATACCTTTTGAACAAGTTGCAAATTTATCCTTTGAACCAGAGGCCGTTAACATGGTTAATCAAGCCCTAGTCGAAAGACATAAATTTGTTCCTGTTTCGGTTAATGATAATGAAATAACCTTGGCAACAGCTGATCCTACTGATGTGTTAGCATTAGATGATATTAAGTTTGCTACAAAAAGGAATATAAAGCTTATTATTGTAACAAAAAGAGATATAGAACGTGCTATAGAATGGCTTTATTTAACTCCAGAAGGATTTAATAATAATAGTCTTAATATATCTGATTTTGTGGATATCTCAGATGATGATGCTCCTTTAATACGTATGGTGAATGCTATTATTCAGCAGTCTGTAGAGGATAGTGCAAGTGATATTCATATTGAACCAAGCGATTATCTTTTGATAATAAGATATAGAATTGATGGTTTACTTCAAATGCTTAGAGAAATGAGTATGGACTTACATAATTCTATTGTTGCTAGAATTAAGATTATGGCTAATTTAGATATTTCAGAACGCAGATTACCCCAAGATGGAGCGTTTAGACAATTTATTGGTGGTAGAGAAATTGATTTTCGTGTTTCAACTATTCCCACTATTCGTGGTGAAAAAATAGTAATAAGAATTCATGATAATACTCAAAACAGATATAAAGTAGATAACATAGGAATGCAGTTAACAACTCTTAAAAAACTACAAAACTTACTCTCCTTGCCTTACGGAATGATTTTAGTAACAGGTCCAACTGGTAGTGGAAAAACTACCTCTTTATATAGCTGTTTAGATGTCTTAAATAGCCCCCATAAAAATATTATATCTATAGAAGACCCTACTGAATACCGCCTTAATGGTATTAATCAAATTTCTATTAATAAAAAAATTGGCTTAACCTATTCAACAGTTTTAAGGTCAATTTTAAGACAAGATCCCAACATAATAATGGTAGGTGAGATAAGAGATAAAGAGACAGCGGAGGTATCAATAAGGGCAGCATTAACAGGTCACTTAGTATTGAGTACTATTCACACTAATGATGCAGCAAGTACACTTACCAGACTAATGGATATGGGAGTTGCTGAGTTTTTAATTGCTTCTTCTATAGCAGGTATTGTAGCTCAGAGATTAGTAAGAAGAGTATGTTCTCGGTGCAGAAAAGAATACTTTATAAATAAAAATGATAGCTTGTGGTCAACCCTTAATATAGATAACTATATCCAAAATAAATCAGAGATATTATTGTTTAAAGCTGGAGATGGCTGCTCACATTGCCATAACACTGGTTATCGAGGACGAATTGGCATATTTGAATTGTTAATAATAAATGAGACAATTGCTAAAATGGTTATGGATCATCAGCCAGCAAGTGTAATAAAAGATTATGCGGTCAGTAATTTAGCTATGCAAACACTAAGAGACGATGCTATTATTAAGGTATTATCTGGCATAACCACCGTAGAAGAACTAATGGGTGTTTCTTATTTTAAAGATTTTATGAGTTAA
- a CDS encoding type II secretion system F family protein: MPTFRYRARNNLGDVDKGIVKATDSKTALILLREKGLFVTKIKQTKRNTLPSLKTDIVIGKPVSAREIAIWANQFSAMYSAGIPISYIVLTLSQQTANKPFKKVQMKVLDEINQGVKIADAMQKYPKYFPELMVNMFRVGEEAGVMEQALEQIVHFYSQEYQLHQKLRTAMYYPIIVLSMAIAVIWLLMTRMVPAFITAYDAVDGELPKVTQTLIKVSDFMINNSLLIILSLVTTVAVIIFWSKRKSGKRFFDKLKLKLPVFGQVTKLSSLARFCRVFSTLQHHGFDVISALTLVERSINNSILGEVIHKARQNASRGQRITLAFAESKYYPPLIVNMLRIGEESGSIDEMLAKAADMYEADVKNMSERLTKMLEPFISLILAFLVGGILIAIIVPMFNMYNMVG; the protein is encoded by the coding sequence ATGCCAACCTTTAGATATAGAGCAAGAAATAACCTAGGAGATGTTGATAAGGGTATTGTTAAAGCCACTGATTCCAAAACAGCTTTAATATTATTAAGAGAAAAAGGACTCTTTGTTACAAAGATAAAACAAACAAAAAGAAATACTTTGCCTAGTTTAAAAACAGATATAGTAATAGGTAAGCCAGTTAGTGCTCGTGAAATAGCAATATGGGCAAATCAGTTTTCAGCAATGTATTCAGCAGGTATTCCCATATCATATATAGTTTTAACTCTATCACAACAAACAGCAAATAAACCATTTAAAAAAGTACAAATGAAAGTACTAGATGAAATTAACCAAGGAGTAAAAATAGCAGATGCAATGCAAAAGTATCCTAAGTATTTTCCTGAATTAATGGTTAATATGTTTAGGGTTGGTGAAGAGGCTGGAGTAATGGAGCAAGCCCTTGAGCAAATTGTGCATTTTTATTCACAAGAGTATCAGTTGCATCAAAAATTACGTACAGCAATGTATTATCCAATTATAGTTTTAAGTATGGCAATAGCTGTTATATGGCTCTTAATGACTCGTATGGTACCAGCATTTATAACTGCCTATGATGCTGTGGATGGTGAGTTACCCAAAGTTACTCAAACCTTAATAAAAGTAAGCGATTTTATGATAAATAATTCTCTTTTAATAATTTTGTCACTAGTAACAACAGTAGCAGTAATTATTTTTTGGAGTAAACGCAAGTCGGGTAAAAGATTTTTTGATAAACTAAAACTAAAATTACCTGTATTTGGTCAAGTAACTAAGCTAAGTAGTTTAGCACGATTTTGCAGAGTTTTTTCTACCTTACAACACCATGGTTTTGATGTTATCTCTGCGTTAACTTTAGTAGAACGTAGTATTAATAATTCAATTCTTGGGGAGGTTATTCACAAGGCAAGACAAAATGCTAGTAGAGGGCAAAGAATAACACTTGCTTTTGCTGAGAGTAAGTATTACCCACCATTAATAGTAAATATGTTAAGAATAGGAGAGGAATCAGGCTCTATAGATGAAATGTTAGCCAAGGCAGCAGATATGTATGAAGCCGATGTAAAAAACATGAGTGAGCGTTTAACGAAAATGTTAGAGCCATTTATAAGTTTAATTCTAGCTTTTTTAGTTGGTGGCATATTGATAGCAATTATTGTACCAATGTTTAATATGTATAATATGGTGGGCTAG
- a CDS encoding phosphatase PAP2 family protein encodes MSYYILLGVLYSLFNGIVTERTFMYFPMLDDIIPFVKEMVIPYIIWYAYIVIPLVIFAFTDIESYTKLCLFLFVGMTICFIIFAVFPNGQNLRPEITGNDIYSRIIKGIYEADKPINSAPSMHTLNAMAIHFVLRKSKKFKDNKYIKTISFILMILIIASTVMIKQHSIIDVFAGIVLGVILNAFLYSEKVSQYVKQITATATQLFEKQPNVFRDLGVFFNYIKGEPHQVVTEMNFD; translated from the coding sequence ATGAGCTATTATATTTTACTAGGTGTGTTATATTCACTATTTAATGGCATTGTTACAGAAAGAACATTTATGTACTTTCCAATGCTTGATGATATAATACCTTTTGTTAAAGAAATGGTTATACCATATATAATTTGGTATGCTTATATAGTTATACCATTAGTAATATTTGCTTTTACAGATATTGAATCATATACCAAACTATGTTTATTTTTATTTGTTGGCATGACTATTTGTTTCATTATTTTTGCCGTGTTTCCTAATGGACAGAATTTAAGACCAGAGATAACTGGAAATGATATATACTCTCGTATCATTAAAGGAATATATGAAGCAGACAAACCTATTAACTCAGCACCTAGTATGCATACCTTAAATGCAATGGCTATTCATTTTGTATTACGTAAAAGTAAGAAATTTAAGGATAACAAGTATATAAAAACAATATCGTTTATTTTAATGATTTTAATAATTGCTTCAACAGTAATGATAAAACAACATTCTATCATAGACGTATTTGCTGGAATCGTTTTAGGCGTAATTTTAAATGCTTTTTTATACAGTGAAAAGGTAAGTCAATACGTAAAGCAAATTACAGCCACAGCTACACAGCTTTTTGAAAAGCAACCAAATGTGTTCAGAGATTTAGGTGTATTCTTTAACTATATAAAGGGTGAACCACATCAAGTGGTTACAGAAATGAACTTTGATTAA
- a CDS encoding BofC C-terminal domain-containing protein, with protein sequence MKKDKTLQVFKGIIFICFFVMMATFIFFTNYRASFDTPDRFFSERSDGDKQIKSSELIEEEKIMSHTKVYYHEVYDICGHEITYERPQGNNGLIAFTKAQLEALFPVYVVEEFSSDKVILKYFKKGRCNDCNNFVFFGIKDGYVAIYYGKARENAEVKQMTDIKVDTLTQEVQNSLAKGITISNSNVEINTILEGLNS encoded by the coding sequence TTAAAGGCATTATATTTATTTGTTTTTTTGTGATGATGGCAACCTTTATATTTTTTACGAACTATAGAGCAAGTTTTGATACTCCAGATAGATTCTTTAGTGAAAGAAGTGATGGAGATAAACAAATAAAGTCTTCTGAGTTAATAGAAGAAGAAAAAATAATGTCCCATACAAAAGTATATTATCATGAGGTTTATGATATCTGTGGTCATGAAATAACGTATGAAAGACCACAAGGTAACAATGGGCTTATAGCATTCACAAAAGCTCAACTTGAAGCATTATTTCCTGTATATGTTGTAGAGGAATTTTCAAGTGATAAAGTTATACTTAAATACTTTAAAAAGGGAAGATGTAATGATTGTAATAACTTTGTTTTTTTTGGCATAAAAGATGGCTATGTGGCAATTTATTACGGAAAAGCACGTGAAAATGCTGAAGTAAAACAAATGACTGATATAAAAGTAGATACCCTAACACAAGAGGTCCAAAATAGTTTAGCAAAAGGTATTACAATTTCTAATTCTAATGTAGAAATAAATACAATTCTTGAAGGACTTAATAGTTAA